The Labilithrix sp. genome contains a region encoding:
- a CDS encoding AAA family ATPase codes for MHGMGELVRGLGDTMNEVRARTFVGRERELRLLSNAGEASERRVFWLVGPGGIGKSTLLARVVRDLEARGRRVVQIDGEDASLGVDALALTARGVAPSGVLVVDGFENLEPVWNWFRERLLPSLDARVAVIVASRAPIPARWRTDPAWSAIAEEIAIGPLGDEDARVLACSLGVSERRIAGVVALAGGHPLTLWLVAHEETHGTSSSTGEPSPGAAPLRAALTALLDRCPTGAHLDAMRAGLMAVPVTESLLADTLDIDAAAARRVVRWLEAQPFTTATPVGLRFHPLVIEAASREDLFLDPHHERVLRHRLEDALVARLTHATYAEVLSLLVPFQRLLSAERLHILAGVASSPRLHHRVATDADWPEVLAAVARVEGEVHGRLASAWRAAGVTFGHVVRDDEERLVGYAVFLDLVPAVAQPVDDPTIACWLERLHRSGGALDPSARAVVSRFFGSTVSHQAPSPALHAIHDLNFVELCWPRRPVVASMAVHADFDAIVARPDLWLDVYGRIDLSGRSWAIVGIDWRRHTLEKKLRTLIARVRGASRPAEVRVALGAALRDEVKRALPRIHGEALQTSALATCAAVRERCVDGEPPARALANLLSDVCRGATAAGHVTPHDAAILTATFLRGASDKQLAIAKALGMGYSTYRRHLVAAVEHAAREIDAIETAARERTGELG; via the coding sequence ATGCACGGTATGGGGGAGCTGGTCCGCGGGCTCGGAGACACGATGAACGAGGTCCGCGCGCGAACGTTCGTCGGACGTGAGCGTGAGCTCCGCCTCCTGTCGAACGCCGGAGAGGCCTCCGAGCGGCGCGTCTTCTGGCTCGTCGGTCCGGGGGGCATCGGCAAGTCGACGCTGCTCGCGCGCGTCGTTCGGGACCTCGAGGCCCGAGGCCGACGCGTCGTCCAGATCGACGGCGAGGACGCTTCGCTCGGCGTCGACGCGCTCGCCCTGACGGCGCGCGGGGTGGCGCCGTCCGGCGTCCTCGTCGTGGACGGGTTCGAGAACCTCGAGCCCGTCTGGAACTGGTTCCGCGAGCGGCTGCTGCCTTCGCTGGACGCGCGCGTCGCGGTCATCGTCGCGAGCCGCGCGCCGATTCCCGCCCGATGGAGGACGGACCCCGCGTGGAGCGCGATCGCGGAGGAGATCGCCATCGGCCCCCTCGGCGACGAGGACGCCCGCGTGCTCGCCTGCTCCCTCGGCGTGAGTGAGCGACGGATCGCGGGCGTCGTCGCGCTCGCCGGCGGGCACCCGCTGACGCTCTGGCTCGTCGCGCACGAAGAGACGCATGGGACGTCGAGCTCCACCGGCGAACCGTCGCCCGGCGCCGCGCCGCTGCGCGCGGCGCTCACGGCGCTGCTCGATCGCTGCCCGACCGGGGCTCACCTCGACGCCATGCGGGCGGGCCTCATGGCGGTACCGGTGACCGAATCGCTCCTCGCCGACACCCTCGACATCGACGCGGCCGCGGCGCGCCGCGTGGTGCGATGGCTCGAGGCGCAGCCGTTCACGACGGCGACGCCGGTCGGCCTTCGCTTCCATCCGCTCGTGATCGAAGCAGCGTCGCGGGAGGACCTGTTCCTCGATCCGCATCACGAGAGGGTCCTCCGGCATCGACTCGAGGACGCGCTCGTCGCACGCCTCACGCACGCGACGTACGCGGAGGTGCTCTCTCTCCTCGTCCCGTTCCAGCGCCTCCTCAGCGCGGAGCGCCTTCACATCCTCGCCGGCGTCGCCTCGAGCCCGCGCCTTCATCATCGCGTCGCGACGGACGCGGACTGGCCCGAGGTCCTCGCGGCGGTCGCGCGCGTCGAGGGCGAAGTCCACGGACGGCTCGCGTCAGCCTGGCGCGCCGCCGGCGTGACGTTCGGCCACGTCGTCCGTGACGACGAGGAGCGCCTCGTCGGCTACGCGGTCTTCCTCGACCTCGTCCCGGCGGTTGCGCAGCCGGTCGACGATCCGACCATCGCGTGCTGGCTCGAGCGACTCCACCGGAGCGGCGGGGCGCTCGACCCGAGCGCGCGCGCCGTCGTGTCACGTTTCTTCGGGTCGACCGTCTCCCACCAAGCGCCGTCGCCCGCCCTCCACGCGATCCACGACCTCAACTTCGTCGAGCTCTGCTGGCCCCGGCGACCGGTGGTCGCTTCGATGGCCGTCCACGCCGACTTCGACGCGATCGTCGCGCGACCCGATCTCTGGCTCGACGTCTACGGCCGGATCGATCTGAGCGGGCGCTCCTGGGCGATCGTCGGTATCGACTGGCGGCGCCACACGCTCGAGAAGAAGCTCCGCACGTTGATCGCGCGTGTGCGCGGCGCGTCTCGCCCGGCAGAGGTGAGGGTCGCCCTCGGCGCGGCGTTGCGCGACGAGGTGAAGCGAGCGCTGCCGCGGATCCACGGCGAGGCCCTCCAAACCAGCGCGCTCGCGACGTGCGCTGCCGTTCGAGAGCGATGCGTCGACGGAGAGCCGCCGGCGCGCGCGCTCGCGAACCTGCTCTCCGACGTGTGTCGCGGCGCGACGGCGGCAGGACACGTGACGCCGCACGACGCCGCGATCCTGACCGCGACCTTCTTGCGTGGAGCGAGCGACAAGCAGCTCGCGATCGCGAAGGCGCTCGGCATGGGGTACAGCACGTACCGTCGGCACCTCGTCGCCGCCGTCGAGCACGCGGCGCGCGAGATCGACGCGATCGAAACGGCGGCGAGGGAGCGGACGGGGGAGCTCGGCTGA
- a CDS encoding LysR family transcriptional regulator: MLADRLRTFAAFADDPNLSRTARRLGLSQPAVHAQLKALADELAARCDRPVPLYQRSGRGLALTAEGAEIAAFARELEARSDELVARLRGDNDDRPVVLAAGPGALVHLVANGIRAFARSAARPRVEVVTADARQALDLVRRGVAHVGVGVLDAPPDGLEWVRLAHAAQVLVMRRADPLARKRRVRLADLEGASLVAPPEGGPQRAALDAAFAARRVSVHVAAVARGWDVVLRLVEVGVGAGVVNATCVLPRTLVARPLEELPRVDYLAFMRPRPRAAAVELVRAIEGAIASRDR, from the coding sequence GTGCTCGCCGACCGCCTCCGCACGTTCGCGGCCTTCGCCGACGACCCGAACCTCTCGCGCACCGCGCGACGCCTCGGCCTCTCGCAGCCCGCCGTGCACGCGCAGCTCAAGGCGCTCGCCGACGAGCTCGCCGCGCGCTGCGACCGGCCGGTGCCGCTCTACCAGCGCTCCGGCCGCGGGCTCGCGCTCACCGCCGAGGGCGCGGAGATTGCGGCGTTCGCGCGCGAGCTCGAGGCGCGCTCCGACGAGCTCGTCGCGCGGCTGCGCGGCGACAACGACGATCGCCCCGTCGTCCTCGCGGCCGGGCCGGGCGCGCTCGTGCACCTCGTCGCGAACGGGATCCGCGCGTTCGCCCGCTCCGCGGCGCGCCCCCGCGTCGAGGTCGTCACCGCCGACGCGCGCCAGGCGCTCGACCTCGTGCGCCGCGGCGTCGCGCACGTCGGCGTCGGCGTCCTCGACGCACCGCCGGACGGCCTCGAGTGGGTGCGCCTCGCGCACGCGGCGCAGGTGCTCGTCATGCGCCGCGCGGATCCGCTCGCGCGGAAGCGGCGCGTCCGCCTCGCCGACCTGGAAGGCGCGAGCCTCGTCGCGCCGCCGGAGGGCGGACCGCAGCGCGCCGCCCTCGACGCCGCGTTCGCCGCGCGCCGCGTGAGCGTGCACGTCGCCGCGGTCGCGCGCGGTTGGGACGTCGTGCTCCGCCTCGTCGAGGTCGGCGTCGGCGCCGGCGTCGTCAACGCGACCTGCGTCCTCCCGCGCACGCTCGTCGCGCGCCCGCTCGAGGAGCTCCCCCGCGTCGACTACCTCGCCTTCATGCGCCCGCGCCCCCGCGCCGCCGCCGTGGAGCTGGTGCGCGCGATCGAGGGCGCGATCGCCTCCCGCGACCGCTGA
- a CDS encoding response regulator, with translation MTTQGPLVLLIEDEPQMLRFLRASLGAHGYRLVEATTAGDALAQATARAPDVLLLDLGLPDLDGIEVTRRLREWTRKPIIVLSARGRDEDKIDALDAGADDYLTKPFSVGELLARIRVALRHTAEATSGREEAVFVLDDLRVDLGARQVFVGSSEVHLTPTEYRLLTTLIEHAGKVVTHRQLLKEVWGPSYVEHTQYLRVFMGQLRQKLEPEPAKPRYLVNEPGVGYRLKVR, from the coding sequence ATGACGACACAGGGTCCGCTCGTGCTCCTCATCGAGGACGAACCGCAGATGCTGCGGTTCTTGCGCGCGTCGCTCGGCGCCCACGGCTACCGCCTCGTCGAGGCGACGACCGCCGGCGACGCGCTCGCGCAGGCGACGGCGCGAGCTCCCGACGTGCTGCTCCTCGACTTGGGGCTCCCGGACCTCGACGGCATCGAGGTGACGCGCCGTCTGCGCGAGTGGACGAGGAAGCCGATCATCGTGCTGTCCGCGCGCGGTCGCGACGAGGACAAGATCGACGCCCTCGACGCGGGCGCCGACGACTACCTGACGAAGCCGTTCAGCGTCGGGGAGCTCCTCGCGCGCATCCGCGTCGCCCTCCGTCACACCGCCGAGGCCACGTCCGGGCGAGAGGAGGCGGTCTTCGTCCTCGATGACCTCCGCGTCGATCTCGGCGCGCGGCAGGTCTTCGTCGGCTCGTCCGAGGTTCACCTCACGCCGACGGAGTACCGGCTCCTCACGACGCTCATCGAGCACGCAGGCAAGGTCGTGACCCATCGGCAGCTCCTCAAGGAGGTGTGGGGCCCTTCCTACGTGGAGCACACGCAATACCTCCGCGTCTTCATGGGCCAGCTCCGTCAGAAGCTCGAGCCCGAGCCGGCGAAGCCGCGGTACCTCGTCAACGAGCCGGGCGTCGGCTACCGGCTGAAGGTTCGATAG
- a CDS encoding Na+/H+ antiporter NhaA, with protein sequence MLQPSRIALERPRSIVYRNAWVSWIDRPRQVSKVGRAASLLVQRALHGRSSLGSRHDVERNLSAPSAARLLVASVAVMVAASWWTGTHHHLIELPALAPLARRVPHALRVLLHALAVIDDVGCIVALFHLGSVRFEMRRAPSCVLAALGMSIAFSAGAIAGGALNGRLVAFSVAGTPMPLFMSPSHSPVNTHVR encoded by the coding sequence ATGCTCCAGCCGAGCCGGATCGCGCTTGAACGTCCGAGGAGCATCGTCTATCGGAATGCGTGGGTGTCGTGGATCGATCGTCCACGGCAGGTCAGCAAGGTTGGTCGGGCCGCCAGTCTTCTTGTGCAACGCGCGTTGCATGGGAGGTCTTCGTTGGGCTCTCGCCACGATGTCGAGCGTAATCTCTCCGCACCGTCCGCGGCGCGGCTCCTCGTCGCGTCGGTCGCGGTGATGGTGGCGGCCTCGTGGTGGACGGGCACGCATCACCACCTCATCGAGCTGCCTGCCCTCGCACCGCTCGCGAGACGGGTACCACACGCGCTGCGCGTGCTCCTCCACGCCCTCGCCGTCATCGATGACGTGGGTTGCATCGTCGCGCTCTTCCACCTGGGGTCGGTGAGGTTCGAGATGCGGCGAGCGCCCTCGTGCGTCCTCGCTGCGCTCGGGATGAGCATCGCATTCTCTGCGGGAGCCATCGCCGGCGGGGCGCTGAACGGTCGGCTGGTAGCGTTCTCGGTGGCAGGGACTCCGATGCCGCTGTTCATGAGCCCCAGCCATTCTCCCGTGAACACGCACGTCCGATGA
- a CDS encoding sensor histidine kinase KdpD, with product MRNAGARVSRLRKVHAEELGKKRGRLTLFFGAAPGVGKTFAMLQEAGFLHDVERRDVVAGVVETHGRFETTTLLAGFEMLPRGTLEELDLDGALARKPSLLLVDELAHTNAPGSRHAKRWQDVTELLDAGIDVYTTLDVQHVESLNDVVAQITGVVVRETVPDAVLDEADEIKLIDLPPDELLERLHEGKIYLPAQAEKAREGFFQKGNLLALRELALRKTAERVDAEMQAWRRTHGIEKTWAATDRLLVCIGASPYSANLLRVGRRMAVSLRARWYAVNVETPATLRLGPSDRARVSKNLRLAEQLGAEVVTLTGERRAEEILRFARERNVTKIVVGKPRVLRFRDRFGTSFVDELLLGSGDIDVYATVGEPEEVEGEIEGKPSSSRSSDRTGYVAAIAVVAAVTALALLIFGHEHPADVVMTYLLGVVLVATRFGFRPSVLGSVLSVVAFDFVFSPPFFAFAVADFHHTVTFAVMLVVAVVIAKLTQRVRDQVAMARRSERRTALLFAMSRELSRTEGLSALIRAAARHVEQVFEAGVAVSRVDQGGEIHVDYVTDGAAAALHEDDGVVRWVHGHRRQAGLGTGTLSGSRGFYVPLGASRPGAGALGVLGIYPDDRRRFEDPEQQRLADAFATLIATSIERARLAEETEHARVQIETEQLRSTLLGSVSHDLRTPLAVMRGAASTLVDDDQKLSPGARKELASALLEETERLERQVRNLLDMTRLESGAVRLKKEWQSVQEVIGAAWSRVEPLLVGRTVKVSVPAELAAAFDGVLVEQTLVNLLENASKYTPEGSPIDVAAAKGDGEILVEISDRGAGVPPDERPRIFDKFHRGASERTKGGVGLGLTICRAIVAAHGGRIWVAERAGGGASFTFTLPIEGEPPVSELPEIADGASVVS from the coding sequence GTGAGAAATGCAGGAGCGCGGGTGAGCCGACTCCGTAAGGTGCACGCCGAAGAGCTGGGGAAGAAGCGCGGGCGACTCACACTCTTCTTCGGCGCTGCGCCCGGCGTGGGGAAGACCTTCGCGATGCTGCAGGAAGCAGGGTTCCTGCATGACGTGGAGCGTCGTGACGTCGTCGCCGGCGTCGTCGAGACGCATGGCCGATTCGAGACGACGACGCTGCTCGCCGGCTTCGAGATGCTTCCACGAGGGACGCTCGAGGAGCTCGACCTCGACGGCGCTCTCGCGCGAAAGCCGAGCCTCCTCCTCGTCGACGAGCTCGCTCACACGAACGCTCCCGGCTCGAGGCACGCGAAGCGATGGCAGGACGTCACCGAGCTCCTCGACGCCGGCATCGACGTCTACACGACGCTCGACGTGCAGCACGTCGAGAGCCTCAACGACGTCGTGGCGCAGATCACCGGCGTCGTCGTGCGCGAGACGGTGCCGGACGCCGTGCTCGACGAGGCGGACGAGATCAAGCTCATCGACCTGCCGCCCGACGAGCTGCTCGAGCGCCTCCACGAGGGGAAGATCTACTTGCCGGCGCAAGCCGAGAAGGCCCGAGAGGGCTTCTTCCAGAAGGGGAACCTCCTCGCCCTCCGCGAGCTCGCGCTGCGCAAGACGGCCGAGCGTGTCGACGCCGAGATGCAGGCGTGGCGCCGAACGCACGGGATCGAGAAGACGTGGGCCGCGACCGATCGGCTGCTCGTCTGCATCGGGGCGAGCCCCTACTCGGCGAACCTCCTGCGCGTCGGCCGGCGCATGGCGGTGAGCCTGCGCGCGCGGTGGTACGCGGTGAACGTCGAGACGCCGGCCACGCTCCGGCTCGGCCCGTCGGATCGCGCCCGCGTCTCCAAGAACCTCCGCCTCGCCGAGCAGCTCGGCGCGGAGGTGGTGACCCTGACCGGCGAGCGTCGAGCCGAAGAGATCCTCCGCTTCGCGCGCGAACGCAACGTGACGAAGATCGTGGTCGGCAAGCCGCGCGTGCTCCGGTTTCGAGACCGCTTCGGCACGTCCTTCGTCGACGAGCTGCTCCTCGGCAGCGGCGACATCGACGTCTACGCGACGGTCGGTGAGCCGGAGGAGGTCGAGGGCGAGATCGAGGGGAAGCCGTCGAGCTCGAGATCGAGCGATCGGACCGGATACGTCGCTGCGATCGCCGTCGTCGCCGCCGTCACGGCCCTCGCGCTGCTGATCTTCGGCCATGAGCATCCCGCCGACGTCGTGATGACGTACCTCCTCGGAGTCGTGCTCGTCGCGACGCGCTTCGGCTTCCGGCCGTCGGTCCTCGGCAGCGTCCTCTCCGTCGTCGCCTTCGACTTCGTCTTCAGCCCTCCGTTCTTCGCGTTCGCGGTCGCCGACTTCCATCACACTGTCACGTTCGCGGTCATGCTCGTCGTCGCCGTCGTCATCGCGAAGCTCACCCAGCGCGTGCGCGACCAGGTCGCGATGGCTCGCCGGAGCGAGCGGCGCACGGCGCTGCTCTTCGCGATGAGCCGCGAGCTGTCGCGGACGGAGGGGCTCTCCGCGCTGATCCGCGCGGCGGCGCGTCACGTCGAGCAGGTCTTCGAAGCCGGCGTCGCCGTCTCGAGGGTCGACCAAGGCGGTGAGATCCACGTGGACTACGTGACCGACGGCGCTGCGGCGGCGCTCCACGAAGACGACGGAGTCGTTCGATGGGTTCACGGTCATCGAAGGCAGGCGGGGCTCGGGACCGGGACGCTCTCGGGGAGCCGAGGCTTCTACGTCCCGCTCGGCGCTTCGAGGCCCGGCGCCGGCGCGCTCGGCGTCCTCGGGATCTATCCCGACGATCGGCGGCGCTTCGAGGACCCCGAGCAGCAGCGGCTCGCCGATGCGTTCGCCACGCTCATCGCGACGTCGATCGAGCGGGCACGACTCGCCGAGGAGACCGAGCACGCGCGGGTCCAGATCGAGACCGAGCAGCTCCGGAGCACGCTCCTCGGCTCGGTCTCGCACGATCTCAGGACGCCGCTCGCCGTCATGCGCGGAGCCGCGAGCACGCTCGTCGACGACGACCAGAAGCTCTCGCCCGGCGCGCGCAAGGAGCTCGCCTCGGCGCTCTTGGAGGAGACCGAACGGCTCGAGCGGCAGGTCCGAAACCTCCTCGACATGACCCGCCTCGAGTCCGGCGCGGTCCGGCTCAAGAAGGAGTGGCAGTCCGTGCAGGAGGTGATCGGCGCCGCGTGGAGCCGGGTGGAGCCGCTGCTCGTCGGGCGAACGGTAAAGGTGAGCGTGCCCGCCGAGCTCGCCGCGGCCTTCGACGGCGTGCTCGTCGAGCAGACGCTCGTGAACCTCCTCGAGAACGCGTCCAAGTACACGCCGGAGGGCAGCCCGATCGACGTTGCGGCCGCGAAGGGCGACGGCGAGATCCTCGTCGAGATCTCCGATCGCGGAGCGGGCGTCCCGCCGGACGAGAGGCCGCGCATCTTCGACAAGTTCCATCGGGGCGCGTCCGAACGGACGAAGGGCGGCGTCGGGCTCGGGCTCACGATCTGCCGCGCGATCGTCGCCGCGCACGGCGGTCGGATCTGGGTCGCGGAGCGGGCCGGCGGAGGCGCTTCGTTCACGTTTACGCTCCCGATCGAGGGAGAGCCGCCCGTCTCCGAGTTGCCCGAAATCGCAGATGGCGCGAGCGTCGTGTCATGA
- a CDS encoding KUP/HAK/KT family potassium transporter, whose product MSSVAGAPHSPKIESKADLAKLSLAALGVVYGDIGTSPLYAIRECFKAPHGVDVTRANVLGVESLFIWALTLVIVVKYLTFVMRADNRGEGGILALLALLKEKAEPGGRRAMAVYVALGLFGTALLYGDGVITPAISVLGATEGLASTTSFFTPPIIVTLAIVIIVALFTFQRFGTAKVGAVFGPAILLWFVAIGGLGVRWISERPDVLLALDPRHAVSFFLEHGVHGFLILGFVVLCVTGGEALSADMGHFGKTPIRVAWFAVAFPALVANYLGQGALLLAKGPVDNSFFELTSGPARYGLVAIATVAAIIASQAMISGAFSVSRQAVQLGYWPRVTIKHTSGTAEGQIYVPEVNSAMMVACVALVLAFQDSSRFASAYGIAVTGTMTATSILFYGVARRRWGWHPLVAGALVCVFLSIDLSFFGANVHKIADGGWFPLVVGIVIFTLMTTWHRGRELLGQAFRKDALPLDVFMADLATTKPHRVVGTAVFMTSNPTGVPPVLLHFFKHAKVLHEQVVILSIGTLHVPEIARSEVVEEIRDLGGGFTQVRARYGFMQTPNVLELMDVCAEKGFETRTTDTSYFLGRETLIMTEKKGMVTWRKLLFAVMSRNARPANAFFQIPPNRVVELGAQIEL is encoded by the coding sequence ATGTCCTCCGTAGCAGGCGCTCCACACTCTCCGAAGATCGAGAGCAAGGCCGACCTCGCGAAGCTCTCCCTTGCCGCGCTCGGCGTGGTCTACGGGGACATCGGTACGTCGCCGCTCTACGCCATCCGCGAATGCTTCAAGGCGCCGCACGGCGTCGACGTCACGCGGGCGAACGTCCTCGGAGTCGAGTCGCTCTTCATCTGGGCGCTGACGCTCGTGATCGTCGTCAAGTACCTGACCTTCGTCATGAGGGCGGACAACCGGGGAGAGGGCGGGATCCTCGCGCTGCTCGCGCTCCTCAAGGAGAAGGCCGAGCCGGGCGGGCGGCGCGCGATGGCGGTGTACGTGGCGCTCGGGCTCTTCGGGACGGCGCTGCTCTACGGCGACGGCGTGATCACGCCCGCGATCTCCGTACTCGGGGCGACCGAGGGGTTGGCTTCGACGACGAGCTTCTTCACGCCGCCGATCATCGTGACTCTCGCGATCGTGATCATCGTCGCGCTCTTCACGTTCCAGCGGTTCGGTACGGCGAAGGTGGGGGCGGTGTTCGGGCCGGCCATCCTGCTGTGGTTCGTCGCCATCGGAGGCCTCGGTGTCCGGTGGATCTCGGAGCGGCCGGACGTGCTCCTCGCCCTCGATCCGCGTCACGCCGTCAGCTTCTTCCTCGAGCACGGAGTCCACGGGTTTCTCATCCTCGGGTTCGTGGTCCTCTGCGTGACCGGGGGCGAGGCGCTCTCGGCCGACATGGGGCACTTCGGCAAGACGCCCATTCGCGTCGCGTGGTTCGCGGTCGCGTTCCCTGCGCTCGTCGCGAACTACCTCGGCCAAGGCGCGCTGCTCCTGGCGAAGGGCCCGGTCGACAACTCGTTCTTCGAGCTGACCTCCGGCCCCGCGCGCTACGGGCTCGTCGCGATCGCCACCGTCGCCGCGATCATCGCGTCGCAGGCGATGATCTCCGGGGCGTTCTCGGTCTCGCGGCAGGCCGTACAGCTCGGCTACTGGCCGCGCGTCACGATCAAGCACACGTCGGGGACGGCCGAGGGGCAGATCTACGTCCCGGAGGTGAACTCCGCGATGATGGTGGCGTGCGTCGCCCTCGTGCTCGCCTTCCAGGATTCGTCGCGCTTCGCGTCGGCGTACGGCATCGCCGTGACGGGGACGATGACGGCGACGAGCATCCTCTTTTACGGTGTCGCGCGTCGCCGATGGGGCTGGCACCCGCTCGTCGCCGGCGCGCTCGTCTGCGTGTTCCTCTCCATCGATCTGTCGTTCTTCGGGGCGAACGTCCACAAGATCGCGGACGGCGGATGGTTCCCGCTCGTCGTCGGCATCGTGATCTTCACGCTCATGACGACCTGGCATCGCGGGCGAGAGCTGCTCGGACAGGCGTTTCGGAAGGACGCGCTCCCGCTCGACGTCTTCATGGCCGATCTCGCGACGACGAAGCCACATCGCGTGGTCGGCACCGCGGTCTTCATGACGTCGAATCCCACCGGCGTCCCACCGGTCTTGCTCCACTTCTTCAAGCACGCCAAGGTGCTCCACGAGCAGGTCGTGATCCTCTCGATCGGGACGCTCCACGTGCCCGAGATCGCGAGGAGCGAGGTCGTCGAGGAGATCAGGGACCTCGGGGGCGGCTTCACGCAAGTCCGCGCCCGGTATGGCTTCATGCAGACGCCCAACGTCCTCGAGTTGATGGATGTCTGCGCGGAGAAGGGCTTCGAGACCCGCACTACCGACACGAGCTACTTCCTCGGTCGCGAGACGCTCATCATGACGGAGAAGAAGGGCATGGTGACGTGGCGCAAGCTGCTCTTCGCGGTCATGAGCCGCAACGCCCGGCCCGCCAACGCCTTCTTCCAGATCCCACCCAACCGCGTCGTCGAGCTCGGCGCGCAGATCGAGCTCTGA